In Mus musculus strain C57BL/6J chromosome 9, GRCm38.p6 C57BL/6J, one genomic interval encodes:
- the Imp3 gene encoding U3 small nucleolar ribonucleoprotein protein IMP3 codes for MVRKLKFHEQKLLKQVDFLNWEVTDHNLHELRVLRRYRLQRREEYTRYNQLSRAVRELARRLRDLPERDPFRVRASAALLDKLYAMGLVPTRGSLELCDSVSASSFCRRRLPTLLLKLRMAQHLQAAVAFVEQGHVRVGPDVVTDPAFLVTRSMEDFVTWVDSSKIKRHVLEYNEERDDFDLDA; via the coding sequence ATGGTGCGGAAGCTTAAGTTCCACGAGCAGAAGCTGCTGAAACAGGTGGACTTCCTAAACTGGGAAGTCACCGACCACAACCTCCACGAACTGCGTGTGCTGCGGCGGTACCGGCTGCAGCGGCGCGAGGAGTACACGCGCTACAACCAGCTGAGCCGAGCGGTGCGCGAGCTGGCGCGGCGCCTGCGCGACCTGCCGGAACGCGACCCATTCCGCGTGCGCGCCTCGGCGGCGCTGTTGGACAAGCTGTACGCTATGGGCCTGGTGCCCACGCGCGGCTCACTGGAACTCTGCGACTCCGTCTCGGCCTCGTCCTTCTGCCGCCGCCGCTTGCCTACTTTGCTCCTCAAGCTACGCATGGCGCAGCATCTCCAAGCTGCTGTGGCTTTTGTGGAGCAGGGTCATGTCCGCGTGGGCCCAGACGTGGTCACTGATCCCGCCTTTCTCGTCACTCGCAGCATGGAGGACTTTGTCACCTGGGTGGACTCATCCAAGATCAAGCGGCACGTGTTGGAGTACAATGAGGAGCGCGATGACTTTGATCTAGATGCCTAG